A single region of the Salarchaeum japonicum genome encodes:
- a CDS encoding nucleotide-binding protein translates to MILAVCGGKGGVGKSTTAFNLAALRDAVVVDGDLAMADLPTARGPDFHDVLAGRASAVEAVREDGPVRILPCGRSLSGARACDLGRIEAALAAVEDEYGDVVVDCPAGLNAAVGAPLAAADACVVVTTPAPAALADALRTRELARELDAGLAAVALNRTTGEEPGEPYERAFGGPVVWIPERRAVAVAGGRGLPVVLARPDSDASEAFGRLASRVQSSAR, encoded by the coding sequence GTGATTCTCGCGGTCTGCGGCGGAAAGGGCGGCGTCGGGAAGTCCACGACGGCGTTCAACCTCGCGGCGCTCCGCGACGCGGTGGTCGTGGACGGCGACCTCGCGATGGCCGACCTGCCGACGGCGCGCGGCCCCGACTTCCACGACGTGCTCGCCGGCCGCGCGAGCGCCGTCGAGGCCGTGCGCGAGGACGGCCCGGTGCGGATTCTGCCCTGCGGGCGGTCGCTCTCGGGCGCGCGAGCCTGCGACCTCGGGCGCATCGAGGCCGCGCTCGCGGCGGTCGAAGACGAGTACGGCGACGTGGTGGTGGACTGTCCGGCGGGATTGAACGCGGCCGTGGGCGCGCCGCTCGCCGCGGCGGACGCCTGCGTTGTCGTGACGACGCCCGCGCCGGCCGCGCTCGCGGACGCGCTCAGAACCCGGGAACTCGCGCGGGAACTCGACGCCGGCCTCGCCGCCGTGGCGCTCAACCGAACGACGGGAGAAGAGCCGGGAGAGCCGTACGAGCGCGCGTTCGGCGGGCCGGTGGTGTGGATACCGGAACGGCGAGCGGTGGCGGTCGCGGGCGGGCGGGGCCTGCCCGTGGTGCTGGCGCGGCCGGATTCGGACGCGAGCGAGGCGTTCGGTCGCCTCGCGTCGCGAGTTCAGTCGAGTGCGCGGTAG
- a CDS encoding DUF7857 domain-containing protein — protein MEYDARTTESGGVTLVAVLVENDAARERGVRVTNLLDGPVWPPRTNGVPDEGWSESGYEGVLAPGERRGVGYATPAPPGPTPVRVESIERQPSSGALDPVRDLSDPRPPRDAVEPAVPAAVTAWLDDLERRGRPTDGERAALERAARLREDA, from the coding sequence ATGGAGTACGACGCGCGAACGACGGAATCGGGAGGTGTGACGCTCGTCGCGGTGCTCGTCGAGAACGACGCGGCGCGCGAGCGCGGCGTCCGCGTGACGAACCTGCTCGACGGGCCGGTGTGGCCGCCGCGGACGAACGGCGTGCCGGACGAGGGGTGGAGCGAGTCGGGCTACGAGGGCGTGCTCGCGCCCGGCGAGCGCCGCGGCGTCGGGTACGCCACGCCCGCGCCGCCCGGCCCGACCCCCGTTCGCGTCGAATCAATCGAGCGACAGCCCTCGTCCGGGGCGCTCGACCCGGTGCGCGACCTCTCCGACCCGCGGCCGCCGCGCGACGCGGTCGAACCCGCGGTTCCGGCGGCGGTGACGGCGTGGCTGGACGACCTGGAACGCCGGGGCCGGCCGACCGACGGAGAGCGTGCGGCCCTGGAGCGTGCGGCGCGGCTCCGGGAGGACGCGTGA
- a CDS encoding HIT family protein yields MDDCIFCQIVAGDIPARVVYEDEDVLAFLDANPLAPGHTLVIPKTHYETLDEVPPEPGEMMFAAVHYLTPIVEDAVDADGSNIGFNNGAAAGQEVPHVHGHIVPRFEDDGGSPIHAVAGSPPDLDDDELDALADDIADAAGDHTPD; encoded by the coding sequence ATGGACGACTGCATCTTCTGTCAGATCGTCGCCGGCGACATCCCCGCGCGCGTCGTGTACGAGGACGAGGACGTGCTCGCGTTCCTCGACGCGAACCCACTCGCGCCCGGGCACACGCTCGTCATCCCGAAAACCCACTACGAGACGCTGGACGAGGTACCGCCCGAACCCGGCGAGATGATGTTCGCCGCCGTCCACTACCTCACGCCCATCGTGGAGGACGCCGTGGACGCCGACGGGTCGAACATCGGGTTCAACAACGGCGCGGCCGCCGGCCAGGAAGTCCCGCACGTCCACGGCCACATCGTCCCGCGATTCGAGGACGACGGCGGCAGCCCCATCCACGCGGTCGCCGGCAGTCCCCCCGACCTCGACGACGACGAACTCGACGCGCTCGCGGACGACATCGCGGACGCGGCCGGCGACCACACCCCGGACTAA
- a CDS encoding thermonuclease family protein, which yields MRRRAFLKTAAAGTAAAATAGHAAALPQETIPPLVFDSTSALLDASMNPGLADDHVAVRAHESATAVDEDGNGDTVPYPDTRPPLVAVDGDVVAFGAPFATDETDFASGNDEFLLNAWDEHVGGGTVLWDEGHGQYYALSKFSRFESYAEANGYTVEPTTSLADDLPDADAVVVTSPDAFSAAELDALASFRDRGGAVFFHHQADYGGYDRTDALNEIAGALGLAFRFNDTEIVDSDHNAGAPYVVRTDQFNTAFPYFAPREGISSGLTFEVGERYTATVTNVADGDTVDVELDGGATETIRILGIDTPETAGNADAENPYEWEGLGDEPSGRDPDGEYPYLSEWGANASLLAEETLAGETVEFAFDPNEGVRGPYGRLLATVHYDADDTGDYDTNWSETVVETGHGRVYDSGYAGHDALVQAELAARADGTGVWAESDPDDSPTLANDPVESLAFPNAVPLTATSGSVPEESVVVAAHSSASRADAPLVAADPDRRVALVASTFLADDYGFLDLADDATPYGNYAFLTNLATALAERDGYLAIDGGHGQFSAGYAVSAESAQTYQRYLEGVDRGIEGVNDYTSGVLDGASALLVTAPATGLADGELDALQSFQADGGAVLFLGNATAPGNATARQNSLATALDTDLAFTTGTITDPDHNIDGTDAAPTTTVFPGDDSLFAPYDGTATLDQSTTTRSTTRSTTDPATSTSGSTPGFGALTAAAGVLGGAAYALRDRFDAD from the coding sequence ATGCGCCGCCGGGCCTTCCTCAAGACCGCCGCCGCCGGCACGGCCGCCGCCGCGACCGCCGGCCACGCCGCCGCCCTCCCCCAGGAAACGATTCCCCCGCTCGTCTTCGACTCGACGAGCGCCCTCCTCGACGCCTCCATGAACCCCGGGCTCGCCGACGACCACGTCGCGGTCCGGGCGCACGAGAGCGCGACCGCCGTGGACGAGGACGGAAACGGCGACACCGTCCCCTATCCCGATACGCGTCCGCCGCTCGTCGCCGTGGACGGCGACGTGGTCGCGTTCGGCGCGCCGTTCGCCACCGACGAGACGGACTTCGCGTCCGGGAACGACGAGTTCCTCCTGAACGCCTGGGACGAACACGTCGGCGGGGGAACCGTCCTCTGGGACGAGGGCCACGGCCAGTACTACGCGCTCTCGAAGTTCTCGCGCTTCGAGTCCTACGCCGAAGCGAACGGCTACACCGTCGAACCAACCACGTCCCTCGCGGACGACCTCCCGGACGCGGACGCCGTCGTCGTCACGTCCCCGGACGCCTTCTCCGCGGCCGAACTCGACGCGCTCGCGTCCTTCCGCGACCGCGGCGGCGCGGTGTTCTTCCACCACCAGGCCGACTACGGCGGCTACGACCGCACCGACGCCCTGAACGAAATCGCGGGCGCGCTCGGCCTCGCGTTCCGGTTCAACGACACCGAAATCGTCGACAGCGACCACAACGCGGGTGCGCCGTACGTCGTCCGAACCGACCAGTTCAACACCGCCTTCCCCTACTTCGCGCCCCGCGAGGGCATCAGCAGCGGACTGACGTTCGAGGTCGGGGAGCGCTACACCGCGACCGTGACGAACGTCGCCGACGGCGACACCGTGGACGTGGAACTCGACGGCGGCGCGACCGAGACCATCCGCATCCTCGGTATCGACACGCCCGAGACCGCCGGAAACGCGGACGCCGAGAACCCCTACGAGTGGGAGGGCCTCGGGGACGAACCCAGCGGCCGCGACCCCGACGGCGAGTACCCCTACCTCTCGGAGTGGGGCGCGAACGCGTCCCTGCTCGCGGAGGAGACGCTCGCCGGCGAGACCGTCGAGTTCGCGTTCGACCCGAACGAGGGCGTCCGCGGGCCGTACGGCCGCCTCCTCGCCACCGTCCACTACGACGCCGACGACACCGGCGACTACGACACGAACTGGTCTGAGACCGTGGTGGAGACCGGGCACGGCCGCGTCTACGACTCCGGGTACGCCGGCCACGACGCGCTCGTCCAGGCCGAACTCGCCGCGCGCGCCGACGGCACCGGCGTCTGGGCGGAGAGCGACCCCGACGACAGTCCGACCCTCGCGAACGACCCCGTCGAATCGCTCGCGTTCCCGAACGCCGTCCCGCTCACGGCGACGAGTGGGTCGGTGCCCGAGGAGTCCGTCGTCGTCGCCGCGCACTCGTCCGCCTCCCGCGCCGACGCGCCGCTCGTCGCCGCCGACCCCGACCGCCGGGTCGCGCTCGTCGCCAGCACGTTCCTCGCCGACGACTACGGCTTCCTCGACCTCGCGGACGACGCCACGCCCTACGGGAACTACGCGTTCCTCACGAACCTCGCCACCGCGCTCGCGGAGCGCGACGGCTACCTCGCCATCGACGGCGGCCACGGCCAGTTCAGCGCCGGCTACGCCGTCTCCGCGGAGAGCGCGCAGACCTACCAGCGCTACCTCGAAGGCGTCGACCGCGGCATCGAGGGCGTGAACGACTACACGTCCGGCGTCCTCGACGGCGCGAGCGCGCTCCTCGTCACCGCGCCCGCGACCGGCCTCGCGGACGGCGAACTCGACGCCCTCCAGTCCTTCCAGGCCGACGGCGGCGCGGTTCTCTTCCTCGGCAACGCCACCGCACCCGGGAACGCCACCGCCCGCCAGAACTCGCTCGCCACCGCGCTCGACACCGACCTCGCGTTCACCACCGGCACCATCACCGACCCCGACCACAACATCGACGGCACCGACGCCGCCCCGACCACGACCGTCTTCCCCGGCGACGACAGCCTGTTCGCCCCGTACGACGGCACCGCCACCCTCGACCAATCCACGACCACACGCTCGACCACGCGTTCGACCACCGACCCGGCGACGAGTACCTCCGGCTCCACCCCGGGATTCGGCGCGCTCACCGCCGCCGCCGGCGTCCTCGGTGGCGCGGCCTACGCCCTCCGCGACCGCTTCGACGCCGACTGA
- a CDS encoding minichromosome maintenance protein MCM: MAQSQDQELTERFETFFRRYYSDEVGALARQYPRDKKSLVVDWDDLYQFDPDFAEDFVRHPDQLQEAAEEALRVYDLPIDVSLGQAHVRVRNLGESTEIRRLRAEHMNTFVAVQGIVRKATDVKPKIQTAVFVCQRCGSEQHVPQGDGGFQEPYQCESCERQGPFQLDSEKSEFVDSQKLRIQESPEGLSGGETPQAIDVHIEDDIPGRVTAGDHVTATGVLRLDDSNTENDSPVFDHYMEGSFIEIEDEEFEDMEINEEDKEDIIEISQDPDIYETMVDSIAPSIYGHRQAKLAMLLQLFSGVTKHLPDGSRIRGDLHMLLIGDPGTGKSQLLSYIRHIAPRSVYTSGKGSSSAGLTAAAVRDDFGDGQQWTLEAGALVLADQGIAAVDELDKMAADDRSAMHEALEQQQISVSKAGINATLKSRCSLLGAANPKYGRFDQYEPIGEQIDLEPALVSRFDLIFTVTDKPDPEEDSRLARHILQTNYAGELNTQRSKVASSEFSEAEVEEQTEEVAPAVDPELLRKYVAYSRRNVYPTMTEEARQAIEDFYVDLRAEGQGEDAPVPVTARQLEALVRLAEASARVRLADEVTQEDAERVIEIVRSCLQDIGVDPETGEFDADVVETGRSKTQRDRVKNIRSIIGEIQEEFEEGAPIEEVLDRAEEVGMEASKAEHEIEKLKQKGEVYQPSQGHLRTT, from the coding sequence ATGGCGCAGTCCCAGGACCAGGAACTCACGGAGCGCTTCGAGACGTTCTTCCGTCGGTACTACAGCGACGAGGTCGGCGCGCTCGCGCGGCAGTACCCGCGGGACAAGAAGTCACTCGTGGTCGACTGGGACGACCTCTACCAGTTCGACCCGGACTTCGCGGAGGACTTCGTCCGCCACCCCGACCAGCTCCAGGAGGCCGCGGAGGAAGCCCTCCGGGTCTACGACCTCCCCATCGACGTGTCGCTCGGCCAGGCGCACGTCCGCGTCCGCAACCTCGGCGAGTCCACGGAGATTCGGCGTCTGCGCGCCGAACACATGAACACGTTCGTCGCCGTGCAGGGAATCGTTCGGAAGGCGACGGACGTGAAACCGAAAATCCAGACCGCCGTGTTCGTCTGTCAGCGCTGCGGGAGCGAACAGCACGTCCCGCAGGGCGACGGCGGCTTCCAGGAGCCCTACCAGTGCGAGTCCTGCGAACGCCAGGGCCCCTTCCAGCTCGACTCGGAGAAGTCCGAGTTCGTGGACAGCCAGAAACTCCGCATCCAGGAGAGCCCGGAAGGCCTCAGCGGCGGGGAGACGCCGCAGGCCATCGACGTGCACATCGAGGACGACATCCCGGGCCGCGTGACCGCCGGCGACCACGTCACCGCCACCGGCGTCCTCCGCCTCGACGACTCGAACACCGAGAACGACTCCCCCGTCTTCGACCACTACATGGAGGGGTCGTTCATCGAAATCGAGGACGAGGAGTTCGAGGACATGGAAATCAACGAGGAGGACAAGGAGGACATCATCGAAATCTCCCAAGACCCCGACATCTACGAGACGATGGTGGACTCCATCGCGCCCTCCATCTACGGCCACCGACAGGCCAAACTCGCGATGCTCCTCCAGCTCTTCTCCGGCGTCACCAAACACCTCCCGGACGGCTCCCGCATCCGCGGCGACCTCCACATGCTCCTCATCGGAGACCCCGGAACCGGAAAGAGTCAGCTGCTCTCCTACATCCGGCACATCGCGCCGCGGTCGGTGTACACGTCCGGGAAGGGCAGTAGTTCGGCGGGTCTCACCGCGGCCGCCGTCCGCGACGACTTCGGTGACGGCCAGCAGTGGACGCTGGAGGCGGGCGCGCTCGTGCTCGCCGACCAGGGTATCGCGGCGGTGGACGAACTGGACAAGATGGCGGCTGACGACCGCTCCGCGATGCACGAGGCGCTCGAACAGCAGCAGATTTCGGTGTCGAAAGCGGGTATCAACGCCACGCTCAAGTCGCGCTGCAGTCTCTTGGGCGCGGCGAACCCGAAGTACGGGCGGTTCGACCAGTACGAACCCATCGGGGAGCAGATCGACCTCGAACCCGCGTTGGTGTCGCGGTTCGACCTCATCTTCACGGTGACGGACAAGCCCGACCCCGAGGAAGACTCGCGGCTCGCGCGCCACATCCTCCAGACGAACTACGCGGGCGAACTGAACACGCAGCGCTCGAAGGTGGCGTCGAGCGAGTTCAGCGAAGCGGAAGTCGAGGAGCAGACGGAGGAGGTCGCGCCCGCGGTCGACCCCGAACTCCTCCGGAAGTACGTCGCGTACTCGCGGCGGAACGTCTACCCGACGATGACGGAGGAGGCACGGCAGGCCATCGAGGACTTCTACGTCGACCTCCGCGCCGAGGGGCAGGGCGAGGACGCGCCCGTGCCCGTGACCGCCCGGCAGTTGGAGGCGCTCGTGCGGCTCGCAGAGGCGTCCGCGCGCGTTCGGCTGGCGGACGAGGTGACGCAAGAGGACGCCGAGCGCGTCATCGAAATCGTCCGCTCCTGCCTGCAGGACATCGGCGTCGACCCGGAGACGGGCGAGTTCGACGCGGACGTGGTGGAGACGGGGCGGTCGAAGACCCAGCGCGACCGCGTGAAGAACATCCGGAGCATCATCGGCGAGATTCAGGAGGAGTTCGAGGAGGGCGCGCCCATCGAGGAAGTGCTCGACCGCGCGGAGGAGGTCGGGATGGAGGCGTCGAAGGCCGAACACGAGATAGAGAAGCTCAAGCAGAAGGGCGAGGTGTACCAGCCGAGCCAGGGCCACCTCCGCACTACCTGA
- a CDS encoding DUF7856 family protein → MRLAVAGVRASGRALDLRGRDIDPHQLLAAIRDPDGELVVCRRPGPAHRHVGHIAAPADPPSTDALAAVAASRDLEPESGRPPTDATAERRAVAAATADVVALRERVERASGRLEALRDLDADTDAAAADLRRATLELTDAETERVAAEQRLDAAEAWLRRERDRRERGLRRADARRNHPERRTRALAERARPLVERARAAVPDWNPNALAAARAARLSAPVLVEDGPFRHPGQAAACLDAPVILL, encoded by the coding sequence GTGAGGCTCGCCGTCGCGGGCGTTCGCGCGAGCGGGCGGGCGCTCGACCTCCGCGGCCGCGACATCGACCCGCATCAGCTTCTCGCGGCGATACGCGACCCGGACGGCGAACTGGTCGTCTGCCGCCGTCCCGGGCCCGCGCACCGCCACGTCGGCCACATCGCCGCGCCCGCCGACCCGCCGAGCACGGACGCGTTGGCGGCGGTCGCGGCCTCGCGCGACCTCGAACCCGAATCGGGGCGGCCGCCGACGGACGCAACGGCAGAACGGCGCGCGGTCGCGGCGGCGACGGCGGACGTAGTCGCGCTGCGGGAGCGCGTGGAGCGCGCGAGCGGCCGCCTCGAAGCCCTCCGCGACCTCGACGCGGACACCGACGCGGCCGCGGCTGACCTCCGCCGGGCGACCCTCGAACTCACCGACGCAGAGACGGAGCGCGTCGCCGCCGAACAGCGCCTCGACGCCGCGGAAGCCTGGTTACGCCGCGAGCGCGACCGGCGCGAGCGGGGGTTGCGGCGGGCGGACGCGCGCCGAAACCATCCCGAGCGGCGAACCCGGGCGCTCGCCGAGCGCGCGCGACCGCTCGTCGAACGCGCCCGCGCCGCGGTTCCCGACTGGAACCCGAACGCGCTCGCCGCCGCGCGGGCCGCGCGACTCTCCGCACCAGTTCTCGTGGAGGACGGCCCGTTCCGCCACCCGGGGCAGGCCGCGGCGTGCCTCGACGCGCCCGTGATTCTCCTCTAA
- a CDS encoding DUF7855 family protein, with translation MLLVVTYSREARQTLRTMCGTYDETVVRRFGRAALFAETELGAFLALRLRAKHAGDVQVERTSPWNEFRDAPERVRNAADAYESRASASTPYAKFRAGTGHPETDAMRDAEL, from the coding sequence GTGTTGCTCGTGGTGACGTACTCGCGGGAGGCGCGACAGACGCTCCGGACGATGTGCGGGACGTACGACGAGACGGTCGTGCGGCGGTTCGGACGCGCCGCGCTGTTCGCGGAGACCGAACTCGGGGCGTTCCTCGCGCTCCGCCTCCGCGCGAAACACGCCGGCGACGTGCAGGTCGAACGCACCAGCCCCTGGAACGAGTTCCGGGACGCGCCCGAACGCGTCCGGAACGCCGCCGACGCCTACGAATCCCGGGCGTCCGCGAGCACGCCGTACGCGAAGTTTCGCGCCGGAACCGGGCATCCGGAGACGGACGCGATGCGGGACGCGGAGCTGTGA
- a CDS encoding GNAT family N-acetyltransferase, whose translation MAETDAKHDAGTLVGDHSPRPVVRSVVDDEDRTLTLRTYPRLPEPELDALVGMYDDFNPADRAQGIPPAGVPQIAAWLSGLRDGYHVVASHDGDPVGHAALVPDHDGAYELAIFVHHDYQGAHVGTTILRSLLARADEAGIAVRLHVERTNRPAVSLYENLGFETVRTRPCEYTMRRSPEDGVWTDTSL comes from the coding sequence ATGGCTGAAACGGACGCAAAACACGACGCTGGAACGCTGGTCGGCGACCACTCGCCGCGACCCGTCGTCCGGTCGGTCGTCGACGACGAAGACCGCACCCTCACCCTCCGCACGTACCCCCGGCTCCCCGAACCCGAACTCGACGCGCTCGTCGGGATGTACGACGACTTCAACCCGGCCGACCGCGCGCAGGGCATCCCGCCCGCCGGCGTCCCCCAGATAGCCGCGTGGCTCTCCGGCCTCCGCGACGGCTACCACGTCGTCGCCAGCCACGACGGCGACCCCGTCGGGCACGCCGCGCTCGTCCCCGACCACGACGGCGCGTACGAACTCGCCATCTTCGTCCACCACGACTACCAGGGCGCGCACGTCGGCACCACCATCCTGCGCTCCCTGCTCGCGCGCGCCGACGAAGCCGGCATCGCCGTCCGTCTGCACGTCGAACGAACCAACCGGCCCGCGGTCTCGCTCTACGAGAACCTCGGGTTCGAGACCGTCCGCACGCGGCCCTGCGAGTACACGATGCGCCGTTCGCCCGAGGACGGCGTCTGGACGGACACCTCCCTGTAG
- a CDS encoding transcription initiation factor IIB yields the protein MSRSCPECQGSLATERIETVCTDCGLVVADDPLDRGPEWRACDADDRERTGAPLTRSRHDRGLSTEIGRSTRVKGRKRRRLARMRRQHDRARIASKTDRNKVYAFTEIRRVVSQLSLPYSVRDQACALFSSAQDESLLRGRSLEGFAAAAVYAVCRTNNVARTVGEVVAVARADRSELRAAYAAMNRDLGLPVGPIDPREYLPRFATELDLPPALERRARGLLDDLAVGGKNPSGVAAACLYAAARDTDHAVTQADAAEVADVTPVTLRSTYRALD from the coding sequence ATGAGTCGAAGTTGCCCCGAATGTCAGGGTTCGCTCGCCACCGAACGCATCGAGACCGTCTGCACCGACTGCGGGCTGGTCGTCGCGGACGACCCCCTCGACCGCGGCCCGGAGTGGCGGGCGTGCGACGCCGACGACCGCGAACGCACCGGCGCGCCGCTCACGCGCTCCCGGCACGACCGCGGTCTCTCCACCGAAATCGGCCGCAGCACGCGCGTGAAGGGACGAAAGCGCCGCCGGCTCGCGCGGATGCGCCGCCAGCACGACCGCGCCCGCATCGCGTCCAAGACTGACCGGAACAAGGTGTACGCGTTCACGGAGATTCGCCGCGTCGTCTCCCAGCTGTCGCTCCCGTACAGCGTCCGCGACCAGGCGTGCGCGCTGTTCTCGTCCGCGCAGGACGAGTCCCTCCTGCGCGGCCGGAGCCTGGAAGGGTTCGCCGCCGCGGCCGTCTACGCCGTCTGCCGGACGAACAACGTCGCGCGCACCGTCGGTGAGGTCGTCGCCGTCGCGCGCGCCGACCGGAGCGAACTCCGCGCCGCCTACGCCGCCATGAACCGCGACCTCGGCCTCCCCGTCGGCCCCATCGACCCCCGCGAGTACCTCCCGCGGTTCGCCACCGAACTCGACCTCCCGCCCGCGCTCGAACGCCGCGCCCGCGGCCTCCTCGACGACCTCGCGGTCGGCGGGAAGAACCCGAGCGGCGTCGCCGCCGCCTGCCTGTACGCCGCCGCGCGCGACACCGACCACGCCGTCACGCAGGCCGACGCCGCCGAAGTCGCGGACGTGACGCCCGTCACCCTCCGCAGCACCTACCGCGCACTCGACTGA
- a CDS encoding DUF7858 family protein produces MALSDIAAGLEVTASQRARGPTTVDGTERALPDRLREFAPDLPCDAPTAAVLLETYYDGGSVESAARAAGVAPVAGAKALHLLGVDGLTPLSPLARDVVADWLAGELSRSDALALTGAGEHEFALGAFVEAHDPLPGARAVVDGEFLR; encoded by the coding sequence ATGGCGCTGTCGGACATCGCGGCGGGACTGGAGGTGACGGCGAGCCAGCGAGCGCGCGGGCCGACGACCGTGGACGGGACGGAGCGCGCGCTCCCCGACCGCCTCCGCGAGTTCGCGCCCGACCTGCCGTGTGACGCCCCGACCGCGGCGGTACTACTCGAAACCTACTACGACGGGGGGAGCGTCGAATCCGCCGCGCGCGCCGCCGGGGTCGCGCCGGTCGCGGGCGCGAAAGCCCTCCACCTGCTCGGCGTGGACGGCCTCACGCCGCTGTCGCCGCTCGCACGCGACGTCGTGGCGGACTGGCTCGCCGGCGAACTGTCGCGGTCGGACGCGCTCGCGCTGACCGGCGCGGGCGAACACGAATTCGCGCTCGGCGCGTTCGTCGAGGCCCACGACCCGCTCCCGGGCGCGCGAGCGGTCGTGGACGGCGAATTCTTACGGTAG
- a CDS encoding AAA family ATPase translates to MDSPRTAAFVGTVGGAGTTRACLETGARLAAADRDTLVLDLDFDTQGLARHVRGDIDADATMLLTDPDAALADARYDHALDAPGRLALVPAHAPFGRVAAAKTVDAARRLRGILDAARRDFDHVILDTPPVASNPAVAAVTDADRVALVFPGTPRGTDATARERGRLADVGASADALVATRTTPDAAPPDADHALPDLADEPVAAAATPGTTAARATGLLAERLFDLDLDREEPAGRLDALRRRLP, encoded by the coding sequence ATGGACTCCCCCCGAACTGCGGCGTTCGTCGGTACCGTCGGCGGCGCGGGCACCACCCGCGCGTGCCTCGAAACCGGCGCACGCCTCGCCGCCGCCGACCGCGACACGCTCGTCCTCGACCTCGACTTCGACACGCAGGGCCTCGCCCGCCACGTCCGCGGCGACATCGACGCCGACGCGACGATGCTCCTCACCGACCCCGACGCCGCGCTCGCGGACGCCCGCTACGACCATGCGCTGGACGCTCCGGGCCGACTCGCGCTCGTCCCCGCCCACGCGCCGTTCGGCCGCGTCGCCGCCGCCAAGACGGTGGACGCCGCCCGACGGCTCCGCGGTATTCTCGACGCCGCGCGCCGCGACTTCGACCACGTCATCCTCGACACGCCCCCGGTCGCCTCTAACCCCGCCGTCGCCGCGGTGACGGACGCCGACCGCGTCGCGCTAGTCTTCCCCGGAACGCCGCGCGGCACCGACGCCACCGCCCGCGAACGCGGCCGCCTCGCCGACGTTGGCGCGAGCGCCGACGCCCTCGTCGCCACCCGAACCACGCCGGACGCCGCGCCGCCGGACGCCGACCACGCGCTCCCCGACCTCGCGGACGAACCGGTCGCCGCCGCCGCCACGCCCGGCACGACCGCCGCACGCGCGACGGGACTGCTCGCCGAACGGCTGTTCGACCTCGACCTCGACCGCGAAGAACCAGCTGGACGACTGGACGCGCTCCGCCGCCGGCTACCGTAA
- a CDS encoding DUF7522 family protein has product MPEQPVNELVEFLREQAGEYLRTVLHYTERDYDVLYIRDDVAGDYTDAELATFVDHYRTKSRQQQPDRPFDLGHDHCTISVYDEAILFHFTLTTSVGTIITLAPEAGRDIVQFITRCLEQLHNNSPQEIGPVPAWLQD; this is encoded by the coding sequence ATGCCGGAGCAACCCGTGAACGAGCTAGTCGAATTCCTCCGCGAGCAGGCGGGCGAGTACCTCCGCACCGTCCTCCACTACACGGAACGCGACTACGACGTTCTCTACATCCGCGACGACGTCGCGGGCGACTACACCGACGCCGAACTCGCCACCTTCGTCGACCACTACCGAACCAAGAGCCGCCAACAGCAACCCGACCGCCCCTTCGACCTCGGCCACGACCACTGCACCATCTCCGTCTACGACGAAGCCATCCTCTTTCACTTCACCCTCACCACCAGCGTCGGCACCATCATCACGCTCGCGCCCGAAGCAGGCCGCGACATCGTCCAGTTCATCACGCGCTGCCTCGAACAACTCCACAACAACTCCCCCCAGGAAATCGGCCCCGTCCCCGCCTGGCTCCAGGACTAA
- a CDS encoding DUF7854 family protein — MDRISALRNVEDALSAYEDGDIDLEGMEARVLGVLRTYATEFEPESDLAAYRARGDARADGLVVVAESAAEARERVRGLLDADEVEFDLEHVG; from the coding sequence ATGGACAGAATCAGCGCGCTCCGGAACGTGGAGGACGCCCTGTCCGCGTACGAGGACGGCGACATCGACCTGGAGGGGATGGAAGCGCGCGTGCTGGGCGTGCTCCGGACGTACGCGACGGAGTTCGAACCCGAGTCCGACCTGGCGGCGTACCGGGCGCGCGGTGACGCGCGCGCGGACGGGCTCGTGGTCGTCGCGGAATCGGCGGCAGAAGCTCGCGAGCGCGTTCGCGGCCTGCTCGACGCGGACGAGGTCGAATTCGACCTCGAACACGTCGGATAG